Part of the Plutella xylostella chromosome 22, ilPluXylo3.1, whole genome shotgun sequence genome is shown below.
GTTAACTAGAAATACTAAcaacaaaacaaccaaacagAATACTTCAAAGATTGCTTTTGACATTTGACAAAGaagttaaatctcgatttacgcgtaaaaccGAGATATTGCCGGTTTAATTTTGACGTTTgtctaaatcgagatttgacactaaatcgagatcgTGCAAGAGGATTTTGCTGATTTACGCTTAAACTGAGCTTAAGTTGAACAAAATGCAAGCCGCCCTAAATCTAGGTATGTCTGTCTCTtgctgtccgtatactgtcaaagacAGCCagcaatacatattttaaggtcgacattagcgtaaagttcctttctgcaactcagcatATGCCCGGCTGATGAAGTTTCTGATACATAGAATCAAACAACGTTACCTGGACGAATCACTCTGCATAATAGCCTGGTTGTTCGACAGCGTGTGGTAGTACAGGAACAGGCGGGACGTGATGTAGAAGGCGATGAACACGTCGATGGAGTAGTGCTCGTGAGCCGCCAGGATGAAGAAGATGCCGAACATATTCATCACCCACGTCAGGATGTGGAGTAGGTACAGGCTGCGGCATGTGTCTGGAATAGGGAATAGTGTGTTAGTGAAACTTGGATGTTGTGGATTGTTTAGATACATAAATAGGGTTGATTTTATAGGTACGTATAACAATAGACATAACTTGAATGTTTGGGctcatttacataaataggATCGGTTTTACATAGCAATAGACAAATGGTAAAAATAAGGCTATAATGCGACCAATGCCGATAGTgatactttattttaaatatcgatcaataataataatagtgggTACATCTAACACACAGCCATTCGTCCCTAAACTAGACTAGAGTCTGTAATATGTGAATCGGACTGCTGATATTATGTCTACACCAATACATAgaaacatatttatacatatcAAGACCCGAGCACAAATGTCTGCCCCAACCAGTAATCGAaaccgggaccttcggcatagcagtcaggatcactaaccactacaccattcggtcgtaaaAAATAGAGATATGCCGATTCAACACAAGAGCAAGGGTGCGAATATTGGTTGATATCGTAACTAAATTTGACCTTTTGTCATGCTGTTTGAAATAAACTATAGTCGCTTCACTTCGCTCATTAAGTTCTTACAAAGCTTTATTCTAGCTGAATGGCCATATTGGCGTGCGGCTTCAGTCACCCGTATAACGAGGGGCCGCAACGCTATAGTCACTCACTCCAACacatttaatgtttatttactaTCGCAAACTATACCGGGAGCAGCAAgactaattttaataacaatacttggatatacctacctacttttaagTATGTGTACTTGGATGTAGAGCATTGGGTGTCAATAATACATAcctagagcggtggtagctcagtcgggtaagcgcccgcttctcacgccagagatgcgggttcgatcccggcgctgacatgtaccaatgagttcttttaacttaagtacaatgtataccatcgctcttacggtgaaggaaaacatcgtgaggaaacctgcatatctagatctagcacatctagatatgtgaacccaccaacccgcagtggaccagcgtggtgtggaaatggtccaagcttaggaaggcagtttagaccttggggatatgcacaaaggttccattcgagagagccaggtgcaggtacttacacccccacagagaatagaatagaatacatacctacctacctattatacGAAGTTAAAAATAGAGACATCTCAGGTATATCAGTATGCTAATAGGCCTtgtgaatattttatacacaaatatagacttttatttttaggaatTTATTATGCAGGTTGTTGCTGCGTGGCTGggaggtacctacttactgtgACGAAATGTAAAAACAACTTCCTTGTTTTGCTtgatatgtttatgtttacttGCAATTGACGCAACGAAACGTATATTAAATACCGACAACCAACCCATGTGCGTAAAATGATAATGTTTATCTCATGCATAAcataaacatacctacatacctagttTAAATTATCAATAGTTAACGATAGTTAAGAACGTAGGTGCTTAGAAAGTAATAGCGCAGcatttaaaaacaacacaGATAAATATGTATTCCAACTAACACACTTATGCTAATCTTGTGTGTAAATAATGTGATGTTTTAGGCCAAATAAATTAgtgaatgataaataaattaaacaagtAGACCGCAATGACAAAGGATTGATCCATTAACGTTACATACGAAAGTTATCGTCAAACAAAGCCATTGTTATTTAGAGGTTGtacgtaaataaatattgattttattagTAAACTCATGTAGAGTTCTTTAACTTCCAACACATTGTTTACATTATCTGATAAACATTTCCAAATACAAGCTCCTTTTACCAGTGGCGGCTGCACCTCAAGTGCGCCCGTGCAACgcactaccatttaaaaaccttctaaatatCTAATAACCTTCCTTCTTCCTATAACATACTAGGTacgtgtaaaaaaaacttcacaaaaaataccaatataacaaccgtaatacctaccctaaacagaaattacataaatctgattatcgttacgagttaaattaaatcgagctggcctattttgatttctactgcgaaagaattagatcttatttttgcttgaacaaaaacGGCCTCGTGCTCTCGGATTGTCGCACGGAGCGAGCTCCTACATTAGTATGAAACAGGATGGAAATCGCCCGGCGcgtgagacggaagatgctcagtacaaactgtatggagttctaggataaattcgtgcgccgcacgcgaccggaaattgccgaaataatacgaatgacgccacgggacgggaggcgcgggcggcggccttgaccggtggcgtgacctacgaacgatgcacttgtcatgtcattgtcagtttcacctttcgcgcgcgaatacgtaattaatttgctaattacttattatctAAGAAAGTAATAAAGAtttcgtgagtgtgtatgtgtgtgtgtgagtgaaaatgagtgcaaaatacaatattgacttcataaaaagcaataggacattgcaaaatagactggacattaaatctgctgggccgcctcggcctttagtgcaaaacaaaaaattaaatttatacctaattacctacctgaattttcaaaagtgaaatattcaataaaaagaaatggttatgtggatgtgagagactaaatgctttattttgctttccgtgtgttgttttcgtttcggCGGAGAAGCTATTTCGCGTcaataaataaggtaaaatatacttatattttttttacttctaattgtaatagttaatCTATTTTTCTCCAAAAATTACTAAATTCATAAAGTGCACCACCGGGTATCTGAGGCACCAGCCGCCACTGCCTTTTACTAAAGAAAAGAGAAAAAATATTGGCCTACGACATTTACGCAAGCTCTCTCTGCGACCAAGGTCGGTAACTAGAGCTACTACTGAAAGGGCGAACGAGTTATTTCCGATATAAACCACATATAGCTGAAGGTCGCTTACATTCcgtaatgaagaaattgaGCAGCGTGAGCGCGACGGTGTGTCCCGAGAACATGTAGTCCCCGCAGGTCCGCACGCCCCGGACAGACATGCCCGCCCCGGACCAGATGTCGTAGGCCTGGCGGATCCTTCGGCCCCAGACTGTCAGGTCGTCGGCGGGCGGGTAGGAGCGCGGCTCGCACTTGAGATGCGACCCCGGCACAGACAGGGAGGTGATGAGCATGGTGAAGCAACGCAGCAGGAACACAGTCCCGGCCAGTGCGAAGAACCTTCGCAGAAGGATAAACCTGCGGGATAATGAGAATGTTACATTGAAGGAGCCTTGGTTGATATCGTCAGTTAATTTGAAATCGATTGCTGAACATTATGCCTCTTCCAAGGTATACATTACCAACAAACCTTGGGTTAATTGGGACAATTGATAATTTATACCAAATAAGGTACCACAGTACCACACTGATAAATAATACTCTTTGTGGTTCACTGCTCTGTGACAGTATCGGCTGTGTAGGCCAATTTGCGGTAAAGGCATGCAAGTAGGTATTAAGGAACCCTAATTTACGCAGACGCTGAATACAGAAGCTTGTATGTAATTTGACTGAATGAGTGTATTGTCTGTTAGATAATTTAGTCAGTATGTGACTGTGGAAAAAAAATGTCGGGAACCTTAGATCTTTATGCAAAATTTAcgtcattattattatcgtCAGAGTCAGGTCATTAGGTTCAGGACATTGAAGAtgaaatactattattatttcatcttTAGGTAATTAGGCACTGCTTTGAACAATATAGTTTTTGTCAGGTTCAGTGGACCACAGCTGAGATCACTCTTTTATGTATGGTTTTTGGCGGTCAtattgaattttaaaataagtgtGAATAATGTGtgtataactataaaataatccTTCTCCTAACCACAACAGTGTTATGAGAGGAAAGTAATGAAGTGTACATTCAATTTCGAGAGGAAATGGGTAgtttttcaataaagtaaCATGAATGCATGtgataaataagtatactaTGGCCTGTCCTGTTGATGTTGAGTCATAACAGGGTCATATCATTGCCCATTGATCCTTGCCCTTCATTGTTGAATATTTCATAGATACAGCCATATAAGATTGTGAGATTATGATGACTGACATTATTATCATTGTAACTCCATAGACCTTTTTATTTCTGATTTGTTCATGCCAGAGTACTGAAATGATATCTCTAACCCAACTAAAAGTTTTGGAGATGGCCCATGCCCTATAGTAAATGTTTATGGgctgtgtgtgtttgttttgATATGATATTAGATTTAACTTCAAGACACAATAAATTTCAATAACAACTTACCGATGCTTGTGGAAGAATAAAACTATTAACCAAATGGCCATGAGGAGAGAGCCAGTGATCTCGCACATGTCGAAGGCCCATGGAATGTGTGGCACATTGTCGAGGAAGAGGTCAGGCAGTGGCGGGTACTTCTTCATATCAGGTACCTTGTCATGAACTATCACCATCACTACGGCTGTCACCCATGTCACAAGGAACACATAGCCTACAATTAACACAAATtgttataatataacttataCATCAAAGAAATTACCCATAttgttatataaaatattttggatGTAAATGGTAGcaataaaactttaattacTGTAAAGAGAAAGTTTATAATTAATGGAAACTTAAAATGACAAACTTGTGAATGATACCATCATAACACAAAGTTTTGTCATATAAAATAGGAATCCCTAGGCAGGTAGGCAGAAGAGCATTTCGGCATCTACTATTCATTGGTGCATAGAGTACCTCAGTCAATTTAATATGTGTAAGCTTATTGTCATCTTTCAGAGACTTTGTAATGTAAATATGCATCACTATTTTCCCTTCAGTATATTTAGAAATGTGTAATTTAGTAAGCTTGTACTGATGCACATGTTCCAAACTTGGATCAGTTCCCAGATAATGAATtgagtaaataaattacatttgtAAGTAAAATGATCAAATACCTAGAGCTATAGCCGTCTTCCAAATCTCTGGTTTTAATCTGGAAGCCTTCACATCCGGCCCGTAGTTGGAGACAAACTCAGGATTCTTTATAAATGGAAATTCTGAAGTTTCTCTGCCGTTGCTGAGATTATAGCTGAGGTGAGAGAGGTTTGTGCCGaggaaattaatgtttgtggAAGGGTTGCTGAGCACGTAGTCCTCGGATAGACCGAGCTCGAACATGGCGCTGCGGTTGTTCTTCTGCAGCTTCTTCACCAGCAGGATGAACCGCTTGCGCTCGCCCAGCGTCGTGCTGCCGTTGTGGCTGAACGGGTACTCGTAGAAGTCACGGTCCACCAGCGACAGCAGGCACTGCCCGTCCATGTCATGCCGTTTACAAATATCTATAATTTCCTTACATATTTTCTCTTTGTGTAACACATCTAATACGTCTTTGTTATTCCAGTTAACAATATCGGTTGCCATTTTTCACAATTAAAACTACACACTTCCACCAGTTTTGTTTTAACACATAGCTTTAGTTTCtagttataacttataacatTCAATTCTagagaaataattaataaattcttcTAAACACGAGAGGAATTTTCTATTTTGTGAAATTTACTGAGCTCTTCACTGACAGACTGACAGTGACAAATAAACATTGCACACAAAAAGCAGCACTACTTTATAATCTGTGTTTGACATGTGGGGTGGTGGGGCagggctcagaataataactcatTAACGCTTTGTTCGGCAATGGTGTGCTTATCGGCTTGTATGAAAATTCATAAGTATCCATCCATATAACGACTATAGTCGtaccccgaaggggtagtcagaggtacTCGCAAGCGATTCATCCACTTTTATCTGTAAATTTGCGCTGATGTGAGCAATGCCGTGCCGCCGCCGTTTTTACATGTTACATACACTGGCTCAAggaaagctgcgtacacaccgggccaacgaacgcccaacgaacgccaacggttatcccaacgatggatattaacatacataatacagggcagattgcagaaaCGAGGGCcaacgaaaaacgttcgttggcgttcgttggcccggtgtgtacgcggctGAATATGAATCCTTCGACTAACGAGAAGAACGAGAAGCACAGGCTAGGTGGTTTCTATATAAAATCTGCCGTCGAGAACAGCTTGTGCCGCCGCcagttataatattctagtctatgcCGCCGCCCGCTGGCGTCGTGGATGCGGCCTTAGGGTAGAcatatcttcttcttctagtgcctctccactactggaggttggcgGCAAAGAGTACTATTTAACATTGgcggtcagctctgcatactcCTCTCTATTCTTCGCCAAGCGCATCACCTGTTCTACGCTGGCCACTCCCGTCTATTCTTATATTGCGGAGCCACGACTTTCTCCTTCTGCCTACACGTCTTTTCCCGTCTTCCTTGCCCATCACAATGACCTGAAGAATTCGGTATCGATCGTGTCTGAGCACATGATACTAGATAACTTGTCTTCTTCTGTTTTATAGTCAAGGTGAGTTCTCGGGAGCTTCCGACGCGTCGCAGAACTTCTTCGTTCGTCACTTTATGGACCCAACTTATCCTCAGCATTCTTCGGAAACACCACATTTCAAAGGCGTCCAGTTTTTTGCAGGTTGTCTCCTTTAGGGTCCAGGCTTCGCAACCATATATAACTACTGGCCAGATGTAGCATTGAAGCATTCTAATTCGGAGGTGAATATTTACGTCCTTGTTACAGAGTACACATATAAGAATCTAGATTTCCTTACGATGTTTTCCCTCACTGTAGGtggtataataaaattgtagttATATTCTCATGGGTATACATGCGAGCCTGTCGATTGAGATCCGAGCTTTTCATTACGCCAGCACCACGAGACCCAGCGAGCACGCGTGCggaaataaattaagattCACCCGCTCCAGTAATAATCCTATACTTAGATAACACGAGCATTACTTTTTATTCATGGCACCCACAGCCGTGACATTGCACATGCCTGTCGGCTAtattctaaaaataaatgcaGTGGATGTAGGTTACTCGCATATTCTAAAAAATACCAATCTACGCTTATCTAGGTCcatgtatttaaataagtaggtacattatgtagaattgtattttttattgaaatataagaaTGTGATGAAATAACAATATGTGGGATGAAATAATCAGATCTGTTACATGTTGTTTCATATAACATTCATTAACATAGTGATGCTATTTTAATACATAACAGGTAACACGAGTGAGAATTAACATAAACAATTATCACAATCAATACGGTGGACAACACAGCAAATATAAAATCattcttaattaaaacattaacTCAACATTATTCTTGAGCTTTAGCGTGgaattatagtaaaaaaatatacgagtATTCCTCCTAAACTTTGCAGCTGGTATAAACCtagtttaaacaaaataatgtaatcCACATTTCTTGAACATGATCATCAGGCTTAACAgcaacataattttaaaactaaacatcCTATTCTAATAACTGgcaatatgtaggtacagtcgTAGTTAAATGCAGCAGTCTCCACTGTATGTATTCAGTATTTGAAGTTGAATTTCATCTGGAACAAATACTGGACATTCACCTGCGCCACGTCGTATACGATAAATCTGGAGACTAGCTAAGGAAAATATTAGGTACTGGCTGAAAAAGAGGCATGTTATATGGCGAACGTTAATACTCCTGAGGAGACTCCTTAGTTTCACTACTATATGCACAggaatccccgaaggggtagtcagagatgACTCACAAGCATGCCACTCACAtttcgcgagccgtatcgccgttttttaaTGTGTACAATGCACTTGCGTGCACACATCTCGAATCTAGATGAGCAGGTTTCCCCACAATGTTTCCCTTCAACCTAAGAGCTTAGTAGTTTCAATTTAATGAACCTTAATTAACTTTACAATCAATCAATAGGATATTCTACCGAAAAGATTCAATACCCCCACGTCCACAAAACGAAACTTCGAAAAAAAGTCGACGCATCCGACACACCCAGTAACCATTTACTTCTAAAAGGATACTCGTTATACAGCAGCGACGTGCTGACATCGCGTTGCTGCGGCGTTCCACAAGGCACTATAGTCCCGGACTCTAGCACCACATTCTGCGCCGGGTCCGGCTGCGTACGGCCCATGCCCCAGACGGAATGCTTGCCGGCCGGCGGCTTGGTGAAGTACTCGGCCTTTGAGCATTCTTGCCTGGAATTTTGAGTTAAATATAGATTAATTCACGATGAAGTTAATCAAGCATGAAGTAGGAACTTTTAATTAACTTGCGTGGATGGAATAAACTGTTGGAAAGCCATTAGAGCTAGTCACAGTGGAGAATGGATTAGCCAAGCAGATTAGTTGTCAGTCTCTGACTGCCCAGGAAGCGCCCTATAAAGTGCGGTTGCTATGTACGTCACTCGGGGAAACTCTTTACACCCCGATCCCCAGCGTTTCTTGTCGCTATTCGTCTATTACATCAAGACCATCCCCTATTTTGATCTTGTTTCCTGAACATAATTATCTGTCACTTTCGAGAACCAAACTGCCATGACAACTCACATGTCGCCCAGCGCCACTTCACACAGTAGCATGACGCCGACGGGCGCCGCCTTGTTGCTGCAGCAGTAGTTGGCCGACTTGGACACCATGTCCGCGAAGTAGATGCCCTTGCCGAACATGTAGCCCGTCACCGGGGCCTCGGGCGGCGCGATGCGGAGACCTGAGGGGGAGGGGGTGGAGTTTGTAGTAACTGTGGAGTCGGATTTTACTTTGTTCGCACACTAGCCGTTAGGCAAGGGCTACCCCAGAGACCAGAGTAGTGACCCGGACGTGATGTAATATCGACacatggtgatgatgatggaatATCGAAGTTATTTGTTTAAGAGTTCCGTTTAGGTATCTGATATTTTCAGCCGATCGAGCCGAAACTTTACAGCCATATTCCACCTAAGAtcgaaaataattaatttcgaTGAAATGTTTAGGCACAATAAAGGCGACCTCAAATGAGATGAACACACATCTTCACCAACTTTGTATAGCCTACTCTCTGCTGTACCAAATCTGTCCAGCACCCACCATTTAAAATGACAGCAGACCTTTACTGACAGTTTCcgtaactctatctaccgatagCTGACTGTTACTTTCATACCATTGTGACAGAATTTTTACGTGACAAAATCGTATGACAGTcactgtcagctatcgatagatagagtattgaaactggcagttagcgTTCACAGCACGTACCTTGCGACAGTATCCCGGCGAAGTTGGTGACTCTTGACCCGTGCCACAGCAGGCGGCGGTTGTGCAGCTTACGGAACGGCTTGTAGCGCTTGTCTTCACCCTCGCGAACCACTTTGAACACCTGGATGGACAGTTTTAGGTTATTTATCAAGGTTTTATTGTATACAACATGATTTTAcccttattattataaaaatgggAATATAGATCTAACATTGATTTGATAGCTTCTCCAtgcatacatatttacattctCCATAAAAAAAATGGTCACTGACGTCTATGTTTTCACTATgtagaagcattttttttttgcgaatttacAAGTCTTAGATCAGAGTTTCTTGAAACATGATAACTGCAcactaacataattatttacgtCACAGTCCAATAAAGACCATCAACAGGGTAACATTGCCCATCGCTTTTAGATAACAAAAACCAATTCCTTTACCACAAATACTTGTACCAGCAACCAGACGCTCGTACtgtttggtccttcgagccgggtACGAACCAGCGACCTATGGATGGTTGTTCAgattgaccccctgagtcacccccttccGTTGGTCCACTATTTACTGTACACATTGTATAGTATGGACTAAGCTGGAGCGGGGCCAAAAAGAACAGCCGAAGATATGCGGAAGTGGCAGACattagtggagaccctctgtATCACATATCGGTATAGTATATCTTGGAAgataacacaaaaataaaataatataactacCTCCTGTATCTCTAGCGTGTACTGCGAGTGCGTGGCGGCGTGCGTGTTGCGCACGTACTGCTCCAGCATCTGGAACTcggcgccgccgcgcgccacgGGCTCGATCCGCGTCTTCAGCTTCAGGCACATCGCCTTTACATTACAAAACCAATTCCTCTACCACAAATACTCGTACTGCCACGACGCCCGTACagtttggtccttcgagccggatatcAACCAGCAGCCTATGGATGGTTGTTCAGATTAATCTCCTACCCCTTTCCGTTGGTCCACTATTTACAGGAGGCTATCCACAATAGGCTTggaatataacaaaaaaatatatgatttgaTTACCTCCTGTATCTCTAGCGTGTACTGCGAGTGCGTGGCGGCGTGCGTGTTGCGCACGTACTGCTCCAGCAGCAGGAACTCGGCGCCGCCGCGCACCACGGGCTCGATCCGCGTCTTCAGCTTCAGGTAGTGCGCTTCTATCGGACTCATGTCCGAGTCGTCCGAGTCTGTGGGGGGATGgttttgttgttattataTTAGACTACAGTTTTCAGTAGGGAAGCTATTCGTTACTAAGCGCGCTTGAGGGTGCAATTTGAGTAGAATGGCCGCAAAACTAGTAAACTGTTTCcactcaatactcaatcttttataatacatataatcaATATAACCACTTAGCATAATAAACCAATACGGTAGAATGGTTTGGGTAGCTGTTTTTGAAGAAAAAATTGAGATAGGATTTCAGTTGAATATATACTCGTAGCacataatgatgatgaaaaatAAGCTCT
Proteins encoded:
- the LOC105391345 gene encoding ceramide phosphoethanolamine synthase, coding for MATDIVNWNNKDVLDVLHKEKICKEIIDICKRHDMDGQCLLSLVDRDFYEYPFSHNGSTTLGERKRFILLVKKLQKNNRSAMFELGLSEDYVLSNPSTNINFLGTNLSHLSYNLSNGRETSEFPFIKNPEFVSNYGPDVKASRLKPEIWKTAIALGYVFLVTWVTAVVMVIVHDKVPDMKKYPPLPDLFLDNVPHIPWAFDMCEITGSLLMAIWLIVLFFHKHRFILLRRFFALAGTVFLLRCFTMLITSLSVPGSHLKCEPRSYPPADDLTVWGRRIRQAYDIWSGAGMSVRGVRTCGDYMFSGHTVALTLLNFFITEYTCRSLYLLHILTWVMNMFGIFFILAAHEHYSIDVFIAFYITSRLFLYYHTLSNNQAIMQSDSSRTRIWFPLLSFFESEVDGIVPNEYEGPVTIINNLRLWCMQMATDVKESTAAKICGSKLQEGAAMGEYSVVKLVDGIKKNLSLVEEFKSSRQRLVTLDKNIQATLLEDSAPDELRHRSLQDKQPEDALFKDFSNPPSPKAKKTI